In Arthrobacter citreus, a single genomic region encodes these proteins:
- a CDS encoding Gfo/Idh/MocA family oxidoreductase: protein MNLGTIGTSWITESFIEAAKESKLLNLTAIYSRNEESAKAFALKHNAPNYFTNIEELAKSSEVKIVYIASPNSLHYEQAILLLQNKKHVICEKPIFSTTKELDHAFKVAEENGVYLFEAIRNFHSPNFTALKEGLAKIGQIRSANLHYLQYSSKYDAFLRGENPNVFSPEFSGGALVDLGVYPVYVLIGLFGKPSSVDYTPVKLRNGIDGSGTLVLNYEDYTCSIQCSKVSQSYIECEITGEIGSLVLDKPSPISKITLVNHKSKPRESLEVNQVENDMLYEIQNFTRIIKESNQAEYENLKELSKVVLTVTETARKKGGIVFGVEKN, encoded by the coding sequence ATGAATTTAGGTACAATTGGAACAAGCTGGATTACAGAAAGTTTTATTGAAGCAGCCAAGGAAAGTAAATTGCTTAACTTAACTGCAATTTATTCGAGAAATGAAGAAAGTGCAAAAGCATTTGCTTTAAAGCACAATGCACCTAATTACTTTACGAACATCGAAGAATTAGCAAAAAGCTCTGAGGTTAAAATAGTATACATAGCTTCACCAAACTCACTACACTATGAACAAGCAATTTTATTACTCCAAAATAAAAAACACGTTATTTGTGAAAAACCAATATTCTCTACCACAAAAGAATTAGATCACGCATTTAAAGTTGCAGAAGAAAACGGGGTCTATTTATTTGAAGCAATTCGTAACTTCCACTCTCCAAACTTCACAGCTTTAAAGGAAGGTCTTGCAAAAATCGGTCAGATAAGAAGTGCTAATCTACATTATTTACAATACTCTTCGAAATACGACGCGTTCCTTAGAGGGGAAAATCCAAATGTATTTTCTCCAGAATTTTCAGGTGGTGCATTAGTAGATTTAGGTGTGTACCCAGTTTATGTATTGATTGGTTTATTTGGAAAACCGTCTTCTGTAGATTATACACCTGTAAAACTTCGTAACGGTATTGATGGTAGTGGAACATTAGTATTAAATTATGAAGACTATACTTGTAGCATTCAATGCTCTAAAGTCTCTCAATCTTATATTGAATGTGAAATTACAGGTGAAATCGGGTCTTTAGTGCTTGATAAACCATCTCCAATTTCAAAAATTACTTTGGTTAACCATAAGTCAAAGCCACGAGAGTCACTGGAAGTTAACCAAGTAGAAAATGATATGTTATATGAGATCCAAAACTTTACTCGCATTATTAAAGAATCTAACCAAGCAGAATATGAAAATTTGAAAGAGCTTAGTAAGGTAGTTCTAACTGTAACTGAAACCGCTAGAAAAAAAGGCGGCATTGTTTTTGGGGTAGAAAAAAATTAA
- the abc-f gene encoding ABC-F type ribosomal protection protein: protein MIACSIEKISKMFGGNSLFTELSFQIHQGSRVGLVGANGSGKTSIFKLLTGIESPDSGSIHFKKGIKIGYLAQIPVFQDEMTSRDVLLTVFEELRKIENEMKQLEIKMANTIDERKLEQLLVSYGSLQEKFSNNGGYEMEASLSKIANGLGINDLLSKQFTSLSGGEKTKIGLGIVLLQQPDLLLLDEPTNHLDLSAIEWLGSYLKDYEGTIVVISHDRYFLDEVVNHILELEEGEIIAYHTNYSRYVVQKEERLLREFQAYEEQQKKIQKMKETIKRLREWANQANPPNAGLHRRARSMEKALERIERLKRPILQKKKMAFQLEESGRSGKDVVVAENLSKSFADKVLFKQLNFSLFYGERAVIVGNNGTGKSTLLKMILGQTAIDEGKLKLGSSVKIGYLSQHYEPIHSDHTVIQEFREEVHVTEGEARNILAGFLFYGYMVYRKVSQLSGGERMRLRLAQLMYQDINLLIVDEPTNHLDIESREVLEDALENFKGTILSVSHDRYFINKLFSKIYWLENGSLFEFIEEYQVAKEKMTVYRNKLEKEKVVKTNPQSKPAKKINTKSRNIEDIENEIYQLEEAISEINKQMMLESDLNSLQKYHQELEVLDLKSMALYKELDECI, encoded by the coding sequence ATGATTGCATGTAGTATAGAAAAAATTTCAAAAATGTTCGGTGGAAATTCACTTTTTACAGAATTATCATTTCAAATTCATCAAGGTAGCCGCGTCGGTTTAGTTGGAGCAAATGGTAGTGGTAAAACTAGTATTTTTAAACTTTTAACAGGTATTGAATCGCCTGATAGTGGCTCAATTCACTTTAAAAAAGGAATAAAAATTGGCTATCTAGCGCAGATCCCTGTTTTTCAGGACGAGATGACAAGCAGAGATGTATTATTAACAGTTTTTGAAGAATTACGAAAAATAGAAAATGAAATGAAGCAATTGGAAATAAAGATGGCCAATACGATAGATGAACGCAAATTAGAACAATTGTTAGTAAGTTATGGATCACTACAAGAGAAATTTAGTAATAATGGTGGATATGAGATGGAAGCATCGCTTTCGAAAATTGCTAATGGGCTAGGAATCAATGACTTACTTTCAAAACAATTTACTTCTTTAAGTGGTGGAGAAAAAACCAAGATTGGATTAGGAATCGTCCTTTTACAACAACCAGATTTATTATTACTTGATGAGCCAACAAATCACCTAGATTTATCAGCCATTGAATGGTTAGGCTCGTACTTAAAGGACTATGAAGGAACAATCGTTGTCATTTCTCATGATCGATATTTCTTAGATGAAGTGGTCAACCATATTTTAGAATTAGAAGAAGGAGAAATTATTGCTTATCATACAAATTATTCTAGGTATGTTGTTCAAAAAGAAGAAAGATTATTAAGGGAGTTCCAGGCTTACGAAGAGCAGCAAAAGAAAATTCAAAAGATGAAAGAAACGATCAAACGACTGAGAGAGTGGGCTAATCAGGCAAATCCACCAAATGCTGGTTTGCATAGAAGAGCTAGAAGTATGGAAAAAGCTCTAGAACGAATTGAAAGATTAAAACGTCCTATTTTACAAAAAAAGAAAATGGCATTTCAACTAGAGGAATCTGGTCGAAGTGGAAAAGATGTAGTTGTAGCTGAAAATCTTTCAAAATCTTTTGCGGACAAAGTTTTATTTAAACAACTTAATTTCTCATTATTTTATGGAGAAAGAGCGGTTATAGTAGGAAACAACGGTACGGGAAAATCAACTTTATTAAAGATGATTTTAGGTCAAACTGCAATTGATGAAGGCAAATTAAAGCTTGGAAGCAGTGTGAAAATTGGTTATTTATCGCAACATTATGAACCAATCCATTCGGATCACACAGTAATACAGGAATTCAGAGAAGAAGTACACGTTACTGAGGGTGAAGCGCGAAATATATTAGCTGGTTTCTTATTTTACGGTTATATGGTTTATCGCAAAGTCAGTCAGCTTAGCGGTGGAGAGAGAATGAGATTAAGATTGGCTCAACTTATGTATCAAGATATTAACTTATTAATTGTAGATGAGCCTACTAACCATCTAGATATTGAATCTAGAGAAGTATTAGAAGACGCTTTAGAAAATTTTAAAGGAACGATTCTTTCTGTCTCGCATGACCGCTATTTCATAAATAAGCTATTTTCAAAAATTTACTGGCTAGAAAATGGGTCTCTATTCGAGTTTATTGAAGAATACCAAGTCGCGAAAGAAAAAATGACCGTATATCGAAATAAACTTGAAAAGGAAAAAGTGGTAAAAACAAATCCTCAATCTAAACCAGCAAAAAAAATCAATACAAAATCGCGAAATATAGAAGACATTGAAAATGAAATCTATCAGTTAGAAGAAGCGATTAGTGAAATAAATAAGCAAATGATGCTTGAAAGTGATCTAAACAGTTTACAGAAATACCACCAAGAATTGGAAGTATTAGACTTGAAAAGTATGGCTTTATACAAAGAACTAGACGAATGTATTTAA
- the ytaF gene encoding sporulation membrane protein YtaF, with product MQYSIWFTVLFLAFSSSIDNFGVGITYGIRGIKVGILANLIISIIAFIFSEAGIVSGQYISKVFPGTLSNVIGAFFLLVIGLRIVLLTIPRKNKEDLINDIEDDSNTNGLTNYLSSPEKADVDHSGDISSFEAIILGTAVSMNALTNGLGVGLIGLSPFAISIAASIFSFVAIWLGVLLGKKVANVKIGGWSLGQFSSIISGIILVLIAIHNLL from the coding sequence ATGCAATATTCAATTTGGTTCACTGTTTTATTTCTCGCTTTTTCATCTAGTATAGATAATTTTGGAGTAGGAATAACTTATGGAATACGTGGAATAAAGGTTGGTATATTAGCTAATTTAATTATCTCAATCATAGCGTTTATTTTCAGTGAAGCGGGAATTGTTTCAGGGCAATATATTTCAAAAGTATTCCCAGGAACACTATCCAATGTAATCGGTGCATTTTTTTTATTAGTTATTGGACTTAGAATTGTACTTCTTACGATTCCAAGAAAAAACAAAGAAGACCTAATAAATGATATTGAAGATGATTCAAATACTAATGGCCTTACAAATTATTTAAGCTCACCAGAAAAGGCCGATGTCGATCATTCTGGTGATATTAGTAGCTTTGAGGCAATCATACTCGGTACAGCAGTATCGATGAATGCACTTACGAATGGCTTAGGTGTTGGATTAATAGGACTTTCACCATTTGCCATCTCAATAGCAGCCAGTATTTTTAGTTTCGTAGCGATTTGGTTAGGAGTCCTTTTAGGGAAAAAAGTTGCTAATGTTAAAATTGGTGGATGGTCACTTGGACAATTTAGTTCCATTATTAGTGGGATTATTTTAGTGTTAATTGCGATACACAATCTCCTTTAA
- the tatC gene encoding twin-arginine translocase subunit TatC, protein MEVVDHLEELRKRIIITAVTFIVLFIIGLVYVEPIYKFLTRSLTYKLVVLSPGDILWVYFSISAVFAAVFTIPVATWQTWLFVKPGLHPSEQKGIGFYIPALFLLFIFGLAIGYYFVFPNILKFLTVMGQGMLEQNYTVEKYFSFLFNLVVPFAAFFDMPVVIMFLTKIGIVKPSYLQKVRKYAYFILVIVACCISPPDFISHISVSIPLILLYELSIFTSKSVYRKKEVNE, encoded by the coding sequence ATGGAAGTAGTCGATCATCTTGAAGAACTGCGTAAAAGAATTATTATTACAGCAGTTACTTTTATTGTTCTATTTATTATTGGGCTTGTTTATGTTGAACCAATCTATAAATTCTTAACGAGGTCTTTAACATATAAACTAGTCGTACTAAGTCCCGGAGATATATTATGGGTATATTTTTCAATATCTGCTGTTTTTGCTGCCGTATTCACGATTCCAGTGGCAACATGGCAAACTTGGCTATTTGTGAAACCTGGTTTACATCCTTCAGAGCAAAAAGGGATTGGATTTTATATTCCGGCATTATTTTTACTTTTTATTTTTGGATTAGCAATTGGCTATTATTTTGTTTTTCCAAACATCCTAAAGTTCCTAACGGTAATGGGACAAGGTATGCTTGAACAAAATTATACAGTAGAAAAGTATTTCTCATTTCTTTTTAATCTTGTTGTTCCATTTGCTGCGTTTTTTGACATGCCTGTTGTCATTATGTTTTTAACGAAGATTGGCATAGTAAAACCTAGCTACTTACAAAAGGTTAGAAAATACGCATACTTTATATTAGTCATTGTGGCATGCTGTATTTCACCACCAGATTTTATTTCGCATATTTCAGTTTCAATACCATTAATTTTATTATACGAACTAAGTATTTTTACATCTAAATCGGTTTATAGAAAAAAAGAGGTAAATGAGTAA
- a CDS encoding LD-carboxypeptidase, translating into MIRYPVLKNGATIGVTAPSSGLREQFHGMMKQSISRMERDGFKVECGETVWTHDKAKSANAHTRASELNRMMKDEEINLIFPPWGGELAIETLDKLEFENFKEKWILGYSDTSILLLAFTLTTGIATAHGTNLIDLRGEYSDETTAMWQKVLTTKSGGSVTQASSPLFQVKWQHDKPTPYIFHLSEKTKWKTTSSKAEKAQGRLLGGCIDVIRHLVGTPYGDVRLFSRKYIREEPIIWYFENCEMNTTDLRRSLVQMKHAGWFENCTGILFGRSAANQAVDHYTIEDVYNELNEELEIPIIYDIDCGHVPPQITFINGAFAEVEVNDGNGVIVQSFI; encoded by the coding sequence ATGATTAGGTATCCTGTTCTAAAAAATGGTGCTACGATTGGGGTGACTGCACCGTCATCAGGTTTAAGGGAGCAGTTCCATGGAATGATGAAGCAATCAATTAGTCGCATGGAAAGAGATGGATTTAAAGTGGAATGTGGAGAGACAGTTTGGACACATGACAAGGCTAAATCAGCAAATGCCCACACGCGTGCAAGCGAGTTAAATCGAATGATGAAAGATGAAGAAATAAACCTAATTTTTCCGCCGTGGGGTGGAGAGCTTGCGATTGAAACCCTCGATAAATTGGAGTTCGAAAACTTTAAAGAAAAATGGATTTTAGGATATTCAGACACAAGTATTCTATTATTAGCATTTACTTTAACAACAGGGATCGCAACTGCACACGGTACGAACTTAATCGATTTAAGAGGAGAATACTCTGATGAGACAACGGCAATGTGGCAAAAGGTTTTAACAACTAAGTCCGGGGGATCTGTTACTCAGGCTTCCTCACCATTATTTCAAGTGAAATGGCAGCACGATAAACCAACACCTTATATATTTCATCTGTCCGAAAAAACAAAGTGGAAAACAACTTCGAGTAAAGCTGAAAAAGCTCAAGGAAGATTGCTTGGTGGATGTATTGACGTGATTAGACATCTTGTTGGGACTCCTTATGGTGATGTACGATTATTTAGTAGAAAATACATTAGAGAAGAACCAATTATCTGGTATTTTGAGAATTGTGAAATGAATACAACTGACCTAAGAAGATCCCTAGTACAAATGAAACATGCAGGGTGGTTCGAAAATTGCACCGGAATATTATTTGGACGTAGTGCAGCAAATCAAGCTGTAGATCACTATACGATAGAAGATGTATACAATGAATTAAATGAAGAATTAGAAATACCAATTATATACGACATTGATTGTGGTCATGTGCCACCTCAAATTACTTTCATTAATGGAGCGTTTGCAGAAGTAGAAGTGAATGATGGGAATGGTGTAATTGTACAGTCTTTTATTTAA
- a CDS encoding VOC family protein, with product MGKVIRFELQVPNIEQAIDFYSKAFGWKFTQMPGQHEYYFIQTGESADKGIDGGLMLSPDGQTRTTNSIDVPSIDEAIDKVMNYGGNIVVPKTAIPQMGYFAYFIDNQGLLFGLSEENSNAQ from the coding sequence ATGGGAAAAGTGATTAGATTTGAGCTTCAAGTACCAAATATTGAGCAAGCAATCGATTTTTATTCTAAGGCCTTTGGATGGAAGTTTACACAAATGCCTGGTCAGCATGAATATTATTTTATTCAAACAGGAGAATCAGCCGACAAAGGAATCGATGGAGGATTAATGCTTTCTCCAGATGGCCAGACACGTACAACGAATTCAATCGATGTTCCTTCAATTGATGAAGCGATTGATAAAGTTATGAACTATGGTGGAAATATAGTAGTTCCTAAAACGGCTATTCCTCAAATGGGTTATTTTGCATACTTTATCGATAACCAAGGATTACTCTTTGGATTATCTGAAGAGAATTCTAACGCTCAATAA
- the map gene encoding type I methionyl aminopeptidase, with protein MIINNEQELEALRKIGRIVALAREEMKAKAVAGMTTKELDEIGRKVLDEHGATSAPQKEYDFPGTTCISVNEEVAHGIPGERVLQDGDLVNIDVSAALDGYYADTGISFVIGNGDLLKEKLCKVAEDAFWAAMKKTKAGSKKNQIGRAVFNEASKNGFNVIENLTGHGIGKSLHESPQHILNYFDPMDKALLKDGLVLAVEPFVSANADHIIESGDGWTFVTPDKSLVAQCEHTIVVTKGEPIILTQL; from the coding sequence ATGATTATAAATAATGAGCAAGAATTAGAAGCTTTAAGAAAAATAGGTCGTATCGTAGCGCTAGCAAGAGAAGAAATGAAGGCAAAGGCTGTCGCTGGAATGACAACGAAAGAATTAGATGAAATTGGTAGAAAAGTGTTAGATGAGCATGGCGCAACTTCAGCTCCACAAAAAGAGTATGATTTTCCTGGTACAACATGTATTAGTGTTAATGAAGAAGTAGCTCATGGAATTCCTGGAGAACGAGTACTTCAAGATGGAGACTTAGTTAATATTGATGTATCCGCAGCATTAGATGGATACTATGCTGATACTGGCATTTCTTTTGTAATTGGAAATGGTGATTTATTAAAAGAAAAACTTTGTAAAGTTGCAGAGGATGCTTTTTGGGCTGCTATGAAAAAAACAAAAGCAGGCTCAAAGAAAAACCAAATCGGAAGAGCAGTGTTTAATGAAGCAAGTAAGAACGGCTTCAATGTAATTGAAAATTTAACTGGACATGGAATTGGCAAAAGCCTTCATGAAAGTCCGCAACATATTTTAAACTATTTCGACCCAATGGATAAAGCATTATTAAAAGATGGTCTTGTTTTAGCAGTAGAGCCATTTGTTTCAGCAAATGCGGACCACATCATTGAATCAGGAGATGGCTGGACATTTGTAACTCCAGATAAGAGCTTAGTAGCTCAATGTGAACATACAATTGTTGTAACAAAAGGTGAACCAATTATCTTAACGCAGTTGTAA
- a CDS encoding VOC family protein — protein MKKILPHIYVENCKEELEYYKQIFGGEIKNTQTGDGMPMFNGHEGKYIHAELHINETCVIYFADVFRPLVKGDNVWTTLEMSSEDEINTIYEKLLKDGEVHMELQDTFWNSRFAVVKDKNGFTWELNYSK, from the coding sequence ATGAAAAAAATTTTACCACATATTTACGTTGAAAACTGTAAAGAAGAGCTTGAGTACTACAAGCAAATTTTTGGTGGTGAGATCAAAAATACACAAACTGGTGATGGTATGCCAATGTTTAATGGCCATGAAGGAAAGTATATTCATGCTGAATTACATATAAATGAAACCTGTGTAATTTATTTCGCAGATGTTTTTAGACCATTAGTTAAAGGCGACAATGTTTGGACAACGCTTGAAATGAGTTCCGAAGATGAAATTAATACAATTTATGAAAAGTTATTAAAAGACGGAGAAGTTCATATGGAACTGCAAGATACGTTTTGGAACTCTAGATTTGCAGTCGTAAAAGATAAAAACGGATTTACTTGGGAATTAAACTATTCGAAATAA